The proteins below come from a single Kitasatospora sp. NBC_00315 genomic window:
- a CDS encoding pyridoxal phosphate-dependent aminotransferase — protein MSKPAPVIMSATLAADEALEARRLAGEQVLSLAGGEIGLPVAPGLAEQLGRAAGRNAYGPVAGSPELRAAAAGYWGRRGLATDPGLVVAGPGSKALLFALLLAIGGDVVVPVPSWVSYTAQAELAGARPIPVPTPVGEGGVPDPAALFEAVTRARATGLNPRIVIVTLPDNPTGTMAATGTVRRLARLARELDLVLVSDEIYGDLVFDPAHQPVSPAVFAPERTVITTGLSKNLALGGWRTGVARLPEGPSGRLLHTRLVNIASQLWSSAAAPVQAAAAYAFEEPEEIVAHVAASRRLHELVVRAAAESFNAVGAELAPVRATCYLYPDFEPLREHLARAHGVRGGDELAALLAQRYGVGVVAGTAFGEGPGALRIRAATSRLYGGTDAERTAALAAGDPLGLPWIRASLDRIGEVLADLAG, from the coding sequence ATGTCCAAGCCCGCGCCGGTCATCATGTCGGCGACCCTCGCCGCCGACGAGGCGCTGGAAGCCCGGCGTCTGGCCGGGGAGCAGGTGCTCTCCCTGGCCGGTGGCGAGATCGGCCTCCCGGTCGCGCCGGGGCTGGCGGAGCAGCTCGGCAGGGCGGCGGGCCGCAACGCCTACGGCCCCGTCGCCGGCAGTCCGGAGCTGCGTGCCGCCGCCGCCGGGTACTGGGGGCGGCGGGGCCTGGCCACCGACCCCGGTCTGGTGGTCGCCGGTCCGGGCAGCAAGGCCCTGCTCTTCGCCCTGTTGCTGGCGATCGGCGGCGACGTGGTGGTGCCGGTGCCGAGCTGGGTGAGCTACACGGCGCAGGCCGAACTCGCCGGCGCCCGGCCGATTCCGGTGCCCACCCCGGTGGGGGAGGGCGGCGTGCCCGATCCGGCGGCGCTGTTCGAGGCCGTCACCCGCGCCCGCGCCACCGGGCTGAACCCCCGCATCGTCATCGTCACCCTTCCCGACAACCCGACCGGCACCATGGCGGCGACCGGGACCGTCCGCAGGCTGGCCAGGCTGGCCCGGGAGCTCGATCTGGTCCTCGTCTCGGACGAGATCTACGGCGACCTGGTCTTCGACCCGGCCCACCAGCCGGTCTCCCCGGCGGTGTTCGCGCCGGAGCGAACGGTGATCACCACCGGGCTGAGCAAGAACCTGGCGCTCGGCGGCTGGCGCACCGGCGTGGCCAGGCTTCCCGAGGGCCCGTCGGGCCGGCTGTTGCACACCCGGCTGGTGAACATCGCCAGCCAGCTCTGGTCCAGCGCGGCCGCGCCGGTGCAGGCCGCCGCGGCGTACGCCTTCGAGGAGCCGGAGGAGATCGTCGCGCACGTCGCCGCGTCCCGGCGGCTGCACGAGCTCGTCGTCCGGGCGGCGGCGGAGTCGTTCAACGCGGTCGGCGCCGAGCTGGCGCCGGTCCGGGCGACCTGTTACCTCTACCCCGACTTCGAGCCGCTCCGGGAGCACCTCGCCCGGGCGCACGGGGTGCGGGGCGGCGACGAACTCGCCGCACTGCTCGCGCAGCGGTACGGCGTGGGCGTGGTGGCGGGCACCGCCTTCGGCGAGGGCCCGGGCGCGCTGCGGATCCGGGCCGCCACCAGCCGGCTCTACGGCGGGACCGACGCCGAGCGCACCGCCGCCCTGGCCGCCGGCGACCCGCTCGGACTGCCGTGGATCAGGGCCTCCCTGGACCGGATCGGCGAGGTCCTCGCGGACCTGGCCGGATAG
- a CDS encoding fumarylacetoacetate (FAA) hydrolase yields MSVIFECEYNGRRYAGLGVPVPGERHTLYEVAEGRLREAVIAGGGPAAVAAAVTEGAGTVSVTLGDPGLRFLPPLLPTGSNNALVNGFMGTHRSKFDRAPEPDEEFTPPNYYLKGFGSWLRMPGEPLVTPADPVWLLEEPEIGLVYVNDEDGTPHYAGYTFGNDLNDIGLHLKNKWAWTPYAKLCETSVTPWLFLEEPPQTVTGRMTIEREGATAWGGDFSCGLDSLYHRVEDMTQYLFSYPLLRRPGLVNYLLLGADKASYHDGFRIEDGDRLVIDVTSHGVELANVVQYGQAVAARS; encoded by the coding sequence ATGTCCGTCATCTTCGAGTGCGAGTACAACGGCCGGCGGTACGCGGGCCTCGGTGTCCCCGTCCCCGGCGAACGGCACACCCTGTACGAGGTGGCCGAGGGCCGGCTGCGCGAGGCGGTGATCGCGGGCGGCGGCCCGGCGGCCGTGGCGGCGGCGGTCACCGAGGGCGCCGGCACGGTCTCGGTGACCCTCGGCGATCCCGGGCTCCGGTTCCTCCCTCCGCTGCTGCCGACCGGGTCCAACAACGCCCTGGTCAACGGCTTCATGGGGACGCACCGGTCCAAGTTCGACCGCGCCCCGGAGCCGGACGAGGAGTTCACCCCGCCGAACTACTACCTCAAGGGCTTCGGCTCCTGGCTGCGGATGCCGGGCGAGCCGCTGGTCACCCCGGCCGATCCGGTCTGGCTGCTGGAGGAGCCGGAGATCGGCCTGGTCTACGTCAACGACGAGGACGGCACCCCGCACTACGCCGGCTACACCTTCGGCAACGACCTCAACGACATCGGTCTCCACCTCAAGAACAAGTGGGCCTGGACGCCGTACGCCAAGCTCTGCGAGACCTCCGTGACGCCGTGGCTGTTCCTGGAGGAGCCGCCGCAGACGGTGACCGGGCGGATGACCATCGAGCGCGAGGGCGCCACCGCCTGGGGCGGCGACTTCTCCTGCGGGCTCGACTCGCTGTACCACCGCGTGGAGGACATGACCCAGTACCTGTTCTCCTACCCGCTGCTGCGCCGGCCGGGGCTGGTCAACTACCTGCTCCTGGGCGCCGACAAGGCCAGCTACCACGACGGCTTCCGGATCGAGGACGGTGACCGGCTTGTCATCGACGTCACCAGCCACGGCGTCGAGCTGGCGAACGTCGTCCAGTACGGTCAGGCCGTCGCTGCCAGGTCGTAG
- a CDS encoding MerR family transcriptional regulator, with translation MRIGELSERTGTPRRLLRYYEEQGLVVAGRSANGYREYDERCVDRVVQIRGLLDSGLPTRVIKQILPCLNTPRAIHFSGATPETIATLEREHDRLAERVECLTHSRDAIFEYLEAVRRAQAPAAPQAVESVVLVPYDLAATA, from the coding sequence ATGCGCATCGGTGAACTGTCCGAGCGCACCGGCACCCCCCGCCGGTTGCTGCGCTACTACGAGGAACAGGGCCTGGTCGTCGCCGGCCGCTCCGCGAACGGCTACCGCGAGTACGACGAGCGCTGCGTCGACCGGGTGGTCCAGATCAGGGGGCTGCTCGACTCCGGGCTTCCGACCCGGGTGATCAAGCAGATCCTTCCCTGCCTCAACACGCCCCGGGCGATCCACTTCTCCGGTGCCACTCCGGAGACGATCGCCACTCTGGAGCGTGAGCACGACCGGCTGGCCGAGCGGGTCGAGTGCCTGACCCACAGCAGGGACGCCATCTTCGAGTACCTCGAAGCCGTCCGCCGCGCCCAGGCGCCCGCCGCCCCGCAGGCGGTCGAGTCCGTCGTCCTGGTCCCCTACGACCTGGCAGCGACGGCCTGA
- a CDS encoding MFS transporter — protein sequence MSTSQTELLTDSPSAAENRKLPWSPLLALATAAFMGILTEALPAGVLPEMARDLSVSESAMGQALTIYAIATGLSAIPVAIATAAWNRKNLLLIAVAAFAVANTVTALSSNYPLTMVFRMIAGVAAAVVWAELVGYARRLAPPHLQGRAIAITMAGIPLALSMGIPVGTFLGGLFGWRLTFGLVTVVSIGLVVWILASVPSYPGQRAGSREPILAALRLPGVVSVLFVVAAYVLAHNILYTYIATFLDKYDMGGSRDVVLLVFGIASMASIWVTGALVDRRLRALTIASTALFIVAAVLLWLMADSAVVVYLAMVLWGFGWGGVATLLQTAVTDAGGDRGQALLVTTWNSFMAAGGAVGGILLGNLGPTSFPWSVLILLVPVLAVVVGARSHGFPGKRPEAG from the coding sequence ATGTCAACTTCCCAGACAGAGCTGCTGACTGATTCACCCTCAGCTGCGGAAAACCGGAAACTCCCCTGGTCCCCGCTGCTGGCCCTGGCCACCGCGGCCTTCATGGGGATCCTGACCGAGGCACTGCCCGCGGGCGTGCTCCCCGAGATGGCCCGGGACCTCTCCGTCAGCGAGTCCGCGATGGGGCAGGCCCTGACGATCTACGCGATCGCCACCGGCCTCTCGGCGATCCCGGTGGCCATCGCCACCGCGGCCTGGAACCGCAAGAACCTGCTGCTGATCGCCGTCGCGGCGTTCGCCGTCGCGAACACGGTCACCGCCCTCTCGTCCAACTACCCCCTGACCATGGTGTTCCGGATGATCGCCGGTGTGGCCGCGGCGGTCGTGTGGGCGGAACTGGTCGGGTACGCGCGCCGGCTGGCACCACCGCACCTGCAGGGCCGGGCGATCGCGATCACGATGGCCGGTATCCCCCTGGCCCTGTCCATGGGCATCCCGGTGGGTACCTTCCTCGGCGGGCTGTTCGGCTGGCGGCTGACCTTCGGCCTGGTGACCGTGGTCTCCATCGGCCTGGTGGTGTGGATCCTCGCCTCGGTCCCGTCCTACCCCGGGCAGCGCGCCGGGAGCCGGGAGCCGATCCTGGCGGCGCTTCGCCTGCCGGGCGTGGTGTCCGTGCTGTTCGTGGTCGCGGCCTACGTGCTGGCCCACAACATCCTCTACACCTACATCGCCACGTTCCTCGACAAGTACGACATGGGCGGCAGCCGCGACGTGGTGCTGCTGGTCTTCGGCATCGCCTCGATGGCCAGCATCTGGGTCACCGGCGCGCTGGTCGACCGCCGGCTGAGGGCGCTGACGATCGCCAGTACCGCCCTGTTCATCGTGGCGGCCGTCCTGCTGTGGCTGATGGCCGACAGCGCGGTCGTGGTCTACCTCGCGATGGTGCTGTGGGGATTCGGCTGGGGCGGCGTCGCCACCCTGCTGCAGACCGCGGTCACCGACGCGGGCGGCGACCGCGGCCAGGCACTGCTGGTCACCACGTGGAACTCGTTCATGGCGGCCGGCGGAGCCGTCGGCGGCATCCTGCTCGGCAACCTCGGCCCGACCTCCTTCCCGTGGAGCGTGCTGATCCTGCTGGTGCCGGTGCTGGCCGTCGTGGTCGGCGCCCGCTCCCACGGCTTCCCGGGCAAGCGCCCGGAAGCGGGCTGA
- a CDS encoding winged helix-turn-helix domain-containing protein yields MLVVEDDTAAAETRVRDLRRQGYSASSVDSGAEALRAHQHSDLVLLDLDLPDIDGLEVCRLIREAGDKPIISFTARDAELDRILALQAGADDCVVTSCSSREMTARIKAVLRRTNPQPEPTRSIVLDPLRIDGRTREVRLRGEPVSLTAKEFELLHILAANPEAVLSRKKLMAQVWETSWSDSSRTIDTHVSSLRAKLGASTWIITIRGVGYRIGHG; encoded by the coding sequence GTGCTCGTCGTCGAGGACGACACCGCCGCGGCCGAGACGCGCGTGCGAGACCTGCGCCGGCAGGGGTACTCCGCGAGCAGTGTCGACAGCGGGGCGGAGGCGCTCAGGGCTCACCAGCACTCCGATCTGGTCCTGCTCGACCTGGACCTTCCCGACATCGACGGCCTGGAGGTGTGCCGGCTGATCCGGGAGGCCGGGGACAAGCCGATCATCTCCTTCACGGCCCGCGACGCCGAGCTGGACCGCATCCTCGCCCTTCAGGCCGGAGCGGACGACTGCGTCGTCACCTCGTGCAGCTCGCGCGAGATGACGGCGCGTATCAAGGCCGTCCTGCGCCGGACCAATCCACAGCCGGAGCCCACCCGCAGCATCGTCCTCGATCCGCTCCGCATCGACGGCCGCACCCGTGAGGTCCGGCTGCGCGGAGAGCCGGTGAGCCTCACCGCCAAGGAGTTCGAGCTGCTGCACATCCTGGCCGCCAACCCCGAGGCGGTGCTGTCCCGCAAGAAGCTGATGGCCCAGGTCTGGGAGACCAGTTGGTCGGATTCCAGCCGAACCATCGACACCCACGTGAGCAGTCTGCGCGCCAAGCTCGGCGCCAGCACCTGGATCATCACGATCCGCGGTGTCGGCTACCGGATCGGCCACGGCTGA
- a CDS encoding TetR family transcriptional regulator produces MQERAARTREGLVCSAAGEFDRHGYAGSSLAGITRSAGISMGALTFHFATKEELAAAVREEGHAATLAVVGQVAARREGPVQSVVSLTLALAELLETEAAVRAAARLTREQQGGGPDWTSAWAPVVRDRLLHPRRGGAQRSADWTTVAALASHLVVGVEADVRERAGRDDELDGRSVEQLSRIWDLVLRGVAAAPGADG; encoded by the coding sequence ATGCAGGAGAGGGCCGCGAGGACACGAGAGGGCCTGGTCTGTTCGGCCGCAGGTGAGTTCGACCGGCATGGGTACGCGGGGTCGTCCCTGGCCGGGATCACCAGATCGGCCGGAATCTCCATGGGGGCGCTGACCTTCCATTTCGCGACGAAGGAGGAGCTGGCCGCGGCGGTGCGGGAGGAGGGGCACGCCGCGACCCTGGCGGTGGTGGGACAGGTCGCGGCGCGACGGGAGGGCCCGGTCCAGTCGGTGGTGTCGCTGACCCTGGCGCTCGCCGAACTGCTGGAGACGGAGGCCGCCGTGCGGGCCGCCGCCCGGTTGACCCGGGAACAGCAGGGCGGCGGCCCGGACTGGACCTCCGCCTGGGCCCCGGTGGTCCGGGACCGCCTGCTGCACCCGCGACGCGGGGGCGCCCAGCGGAGCGCCGACTGGACGACGGTCGCCGCGCTGGCCTCCCACCTGGTGGTGGGTGTGGAGGCCGACGTACGGGAGCGGGCCGGCCGCGACGACGAGCTCGACGGCCGGTCCGTCGAGCAGCTCAGCCGTATCTGGGACCTCGTCCTTCGCGGGGTCGCCGCCGCCCCCGGCGCCGACGGCTGA
- a CDS encoding SDR family NAD(P)-dependent oxidoreductase gives MGNDRGLLQGKTIMITGASSGIGAAAARLFSAEGAVVVLMARRKDRLAEIVTEIRAGGGRAEAAAGDVTSRVDVERVVNHTVETFGGLDAAFNNAGWGSVGADIHETDDAVFDQIMDVNVRGVWNCLKQQVPAMLRRESGGSIVNTSSTAGLFATGASSPYVAAKHAVLGLTRAAAAEYGRRGIRVNALMVGATRTELLESAIRAVPQVEQAAAARAIQPRLADPVEVARAAAWLLSDQASFVTGGAVPVDGGCSAV, from the coding sequence ATGGGGAACGACCGAGGTCTGCTGCAGGGAAAGACGATCATGATCACCGGGGCCTCCAGCGGTATCGGCGCCGCAGCCGCCAGGCTGTTCAGCGCCGAAGGGGCGGTCGTGGTGCTGATGGCCCGCCGCAAGGACCGGTTGGCCGAGATCGTCACCGAGATCCGAGCGGGGGGAGGCCGGGCGGAGGCGGCCGCGGGAGACGTCACGTCACGGGTGGACGTCGAACGGGTCGTCAATCACACCGTGGAGACCTTCGGCGGTCTGGACGCGGCGTTCAACAACGCCGGTTGGGGATCGGTGGGAGCCGACATCCACGAGACGGACGACGCCGTCTTCGACCAGATCATGGACGTCAACGTGCGCGGCGTGTGGAACTGCCTGAAGCAGCAGGTTCCGGCCATGCTTCGGCGGGAGTCCGGCGGATCCATCGTGAACACGTCCAGTACGGCGGGCCTGTTCGCCACCGGCGCCTCCTCCCCCTACGTGGCGGCCAAGCACGCGGTGCTCGGCCTGACGCGGGCCGCGGCGGCCGAGTACGGCAGACGCGGCATCAGAGTCAACGCCCTGATGGTCGGAGCGACCCGTACCGAGTTGCTGGAGAGCGCCATCCGGGCGGTACCGCAGGTGGAACAGGCCGCAGCGGCCAGAGCCATCCAGCCCCGGCTGGCGGATCCGGTCGAGGTGGCGCGGGCCGCGGCCTGGCTGCTCAGTGACCAGGCCTCCTTCGTCACCGGCGGCGCGGTACCGGTCGACGGCGGCTGCAGCGCCGTCTGA
- a CDS encoding ScbR family autoregulator-binding transcription factor, with product MVGRAVKQERAERTRAALIQAAAEVFGEFGFSGASVMKIADRAGVTLGAVYFHFRNKEELARQIVSGQPDLVVPPHPSQGLQRAVDLTLTWAYQLVDDPLLRAGARLVWEQEYFIAPEANSHQQWSTILLDDLRTAQRKRELRAGTDVEALARVLVNACTGAQMHSYVEAAHADLPRRVEEIWACLLPAVAVPSVAKRIEMGKARARTT from the coding sequence ATGGTCGGGCGAGCTGTGAAGCAGGAGCGGGCGGAGCGGACGCGGGCCGCCCTGATCCAGGCGGCGGCGGAGGTCTTCGGGGAGTTCGGCTTCTCCGGCGCCAGCGTGATGAAGATCGCTGACCGGGCGGGGGTCACGCTGGGCGCGGTCTACTTCCACTTCAGGAACAAGGAGGAGCTGGCCCGCCAGATCGTCTCCGGCCAGCCCGATCTCGTGGTCCCCCCGCACCCCTCGCAGGGGCTGCAGCGAGCGGTCGACCTGACGCTCACCTGGGCCTACCAGCTCGTCGACGACCCGTTGCTGCGGGCGGGCGCCCGACTGGTCTGGGAGCAGGAGTACTTCATCGCCCCCGAGGCCAACTCCCACCAGCAGTGGTCCACGATACTGCTGGACGACCTCCGTACCGCCCAGCGCAAGCGCGAGCTGCGGGCCGGCACCGACGTCGAAGCACTGGCCCGCGTCCTGGTCAACGCCTGTACCGGGGCCCAGATGCACTCCTACGTCGAGGCGGCGCACGCCGACCTGCCCCGGCGCGTCGAGGAGATCTGGGCCTGCCTGCTGCCGGCCGTCGCCGTGCCGAGCGTGGCCAAGCGGATCGAGATGGGCAAGGCCCGCGCGCGGACGACGTAG
- a CDS encoding ScbA/BarX family gamma-butyrolactone biosynthesis protein, protein MAPSTVSTCTDTDVDPPALLDMRSLVRKSAPEEALVTGWSAVSASMQRVTVRLPIEHAFYSEGGRYSPMLFVESLRQALAMLTHSLHDVPISHRLGLENIRFSVKQHALYATSHPATLTLLVTHPSIRRRRFGSAHFTSRLDVLRSGLPIGSAELRYTTHPPAVYDRLRGRYADAARAFAGALPLTPPVPAALVGRRHERDVVLSPTAAAHEWLLRIDVGHRVLFDHPHDHVPGMVLLEAASQATQAVLRGPVVPVVFDTTFVRYTEYDRPCRVTAEFVAPDPRGRPRVKVSAFQEGDPVFTSTVTAVPRPH, encoded by the coding sequence ATGGCACCAAGTACCGTCAGCACCTGCACCGATACGGACGTCGACCCGCCGGCCCTCCTGGACATGCGGTCCCTGGTGCGCAAGTCCGCGCCCGAGGAGGCCCTGGTCACCGGGTGGAGCGCCGTCTCCGCGAGCATGCAGCGCGTCACCGTCCGATTGCCGATCGAGCACGCCTTCTACAGTGAGGGCGGCCGCTACAGCCCCATGTTGTTCGTCGAGAGCCTGCGCCAGGCGCTGGCCATGCTGACCCACAGTCTTCACGACGTACCAATCAGTCACCGCCTCGGCCTTGAGAATATTCGATTTTCCGTCAAGCAACACGCCCTGTACGCCACTTCGCACCCGGCGACCCTGACGCTGCTGGTCACCCACCCCTCGATCAGGCGCCGGCGGTTCGGCTCGGCCCACTTCACCTCCCGGCTCGACGTGCTCCGCTCCGGACTGCCCATCGGTTCGGCCGAACTGCGCTACACCACCCACCCGCCGGCCGTCTACGACCGGCTGCGCGGCAGGTACGCCGACGCGGCCCGGGCCTTCGCCGGGGCCCTGCCGCTCACCCCGCCGGTCCCCGCCGCGCTCGTGGGCCGCCGACACGAGCGGGACGTCGTCCTCTCGCCCACGGCCGCCGCGCACGAGTGGCTGCTGCGGATCGACGTCGGCCACCGCGTCCTGTTCGACCACCCGCACGACCACGTGCCGGGCATGGTGCTGCTCGAAGCCGCCTCGCAGGCGACCCAGGCCGTGCTGAGAGGTCCCGTGGTGCCCGTGGTCTTCGACACCACCTTCGTCCGCTACACGGAGTACGACCGGCCCTGCCGGGTGACGGCCGAGTTCGTGGCCCCCGATCCCAGGGGCCGGCCGCGGGTGAAGGTCAGCGCGTTCCAGGAGGGCGATCCCGTCTTCACCTCGACCGTCACCGCGGTCCCGCGGCCCCACTGA
- a CDS encoding damage-control phosphatase ARMT1 family protein, which produces MPTAPTILSDVPGSFAWGVFHERHPKLIQQVLGALPYGPAERAAVEQLLAESTSGVLEPLSGSAHDHQQWLEWGEGLFGRPWGEAPFLWAESYFYRRLLESTGYFRPGAWQGIDPFAPFKNAELASPAVDDELAALRDLPSLSAEKRAEVLLSSALWGNRADLGFQITATAGDAQSSALIADDSPLLWSTLTATNNPRVCVIADNAGRELLPDLVLVDHLLTSGLASEVVLYVKPFPYYVSDATTADVLATVERLRSAAEQEAELIGRRLWQAMNSGTLVVRTHQFFCAPLPFHDLPADMRAELSGATITILKGDLNYRRLVGDRLWDATTPFAETARHFPSAVAALRTLKSDVIVGLDGLVVAGLDATGEPWRTSGKYGLVQVHTRA; this is translated from the coding sequence GTGCCCACCGCACCCACGATTCTGAGTGATGTCCCCGGATCCTTCGCCTGGGGCGTCTTCCACGAGCGGCACCCGAAGCTCATCCAGCAGGTGCTCGGCGCTCTGCCGTACGGGCCGGCTGAGCGGGCAGCGGTCGAGCAACTGCTCGCCGAGAGCACCAGCGGTGTGCTGGAGCCGCTGAGCGGAAGCGCCCACGATCACCAGCAGTGGCTGGAGTGGGGCGAGGGCCTGTTCGGGCGGCCGTGGGGCGAGGCTCCGTTCCTATGGGCCGAGAGCTACTTCTACCGCAGGCTGCTCGAATCCACCGGCTACTTCCGGCCCGGGGCTTGGCAGGGCATCGACCCGTTCGCCCCCTTCAAGAACGCCGAACTGGCCAGCCCGGCGGTGGACGACGAGCTGGCGGCTCTCCGCGATCTGCCTTCCTTGTCCGCCGAGAAGCGGGCCGAGGTACTGCTGTCCTCAGCGCTCTGGGGCAACCGGGCGGACCTCGGCTTCCAGATCACCGCCACGGCCGGGGACGCCCAGTCCTCCGCCCTGATCGCGGACGACAGTCCGCTCCTCTGGTCCACGCTCACCGCGACGAACAACCCGAGGGTCTGCGTCATCGCGGACAACGCGGGACGGGAGCTGCTGCCCGACCTCGTCCTGGTCGACCACCTCCTCACGAGCGGGTTGGCCTCCGAGGTCGTCCTGTACGTCAAGCCCTTCCCCTACTACGTGTCGGACGCAACCACCGCCGATGTCCTCGCGACCGTCGAGCGCCTTCGCTCCGCAGCGGAGCAGGAGGCGGAACTGATCGGCCGTCGGCTCTGGCAGGCGATGAACAGCGGCACGCTCGTCGTCCGCACGCACCAGTTCTTCTGCGCACCGCTGCCGTTCCACGACCTGCCCGCCGACATGAGGGCCGAGCTCTCCGGCGCCACGATCACGATCCTCAAGGGCGACCTCAACTACCGCCGCCTCGTCGGGGACCGGCTCTGGGACGCCACGACACCATTCGCAGAGACGGCCCGCCACTTTCCGTCTGCGGTGGCGGCCCTGCGTACGTTGAAGTCGGACGTCATCGTCGGTCTCGACGGACTGGTGGTCGCCGGGCTGGACGCCACTGGGGAGCCGTGGCGCACCAGCGGCAAGTACGGCCTCGTTCAGGTTCACACCCGGGCGTAG
- a CDS encoding tyrosine-type recombinase/integrase yields the protein MAWSAGRAWRVAAVCGFGAGWGRRRPCRCRTNAGDFVLGDLKFQAGRRPVGIPPEIVPDFELRLRRHAAKDDAGLLFIGERGAPFRRSTFGRKWRKARTKLGMDGFRFYDLRHTGNVLAAGTGASLKDLMAHMGHSAVRAALIYQHATAEQQTKIPNGISAAVVDIRTRRRQPTPTDTTADVPRRA from the coding sequence GTGGCTTGGTCGGCGGGCAGGGCCTGGCGGGTAGCTGCGGTCTGTGGGTTCGGGGCGGGCTGGGGCAGGCGCCGGCCGTGCCGGTGCAGGACCAATGCCGGTGATTTTGTCCTGGGCGACCTGAAGTTCCAGGCCGGCCGGCGCCCGGTCGGCATCCCGCCCGAGATCGTCCCCGACTTCGAGCTGCGCCTGCGCCGGCACGCCGCGAAGGATGACGCCGGCCTGCTGTTCATCGGCGAACGCGGCGCCCCCTTCCGCCGCTCGACCTTCGGGCGCAAGTGGCGCAAGGCCCGCACGAAGCTCGGCATGGACGGCTTCCGCTTCTACGACCTCCGCCACACCGGCAACGTCCTCGCCGCCGGCACCGGCGCCAGCCTCAAGGACCTCATGGCCCACATGGGCCACTCCGCCGTCCGCGCCGCCCTGATCTACCAGCACGCCACCGCCGAACAGCAGACCAAGATCCCCAACGGCATCAGCGCCGCCGTCGTCGACATCCGCACCCGCCGCCGACAACCGACCCCCACGGATACGACCGCAGATGTGCCTCGTCGGGCATAG
- a CDS encoding EcsC family protein has protein sequence MTEPSDYELEAWSDIQRFKGRPLSRRMGEAGEQLAVGAAKLGRRAVKRLESYPRALSAVTRGQEIVAKGAQKAGTAARGATDALPDWSGTVVQSTRQTVGRLSRAGLTPARVVKHHQKRGHDVSSLVDLRRLDLEQIDAARGRAASWYYPAAAALSGATAGLVISGGELVVAASAGAAAAPSGGMIVGALAGDAAIVLGLASRVVGHVSLFYGYDPESPAEKLFVMSVVNAGTAVSASAKTAAMGDISRLTQALVRGKTWDVLSESVVTRVSVQFARAFGIRLTKKGLGKVVPGVGILVGSTLNWSMLERIVDTADMAYRRRFLIEKYPHLSDEETSGSFLDTDEDDVDSADKPISVLAELAKAGGPDLP, from the coding sequence GTGACTGAACCCTCGGACTACGAGCTCGAAGCGTGGAGTGACATCCAGCGTTTCAAGGGCCGCCCGCTATCCCGGAGGATGGGCGAGGCCGGTGAGCAACTGGCCGTCGGCGCAGCGAAACTCGGCAGGCGCGCGGTCAAACGGCTGGAGAGCTACCCCCGGGCCCTCTCCGCAGTGACGCGCGGACAGGAGATCGTCGCCAAGGGCGCCCAGAAGGCGGGCACCGCCGCGCGCGGTGCCACCGACGCACTGCCCGACTGGAGCGGCACGGTCGTCCAGTCCACCCGGCAGACAGTGGGGCGGCTGTCGCGAGCGGGGCTGACGCCCGCACGGGTGGTGAAGCACCATCAGAAGCGCGGTCACGACGTGTCGTCGCTGGTCGACCTTCGCCGACTCGACCTGGAGCAGATTGACGCGGCGCGGGGACGCGCGGCCAGTTGGTACTACCCGGCCGCCGCAGCGCTGTCGGGAGCGACGGCGGGGCTGGTGATCTCGGGCGGGGAGCTGGTCGTCGCCGCATCCGCAGGGGCTGCGGCAGCGCCCTCGGGAGGCATGATCGTGGGCGCCCTCGCCGGCGACGCCGCGATCGTCCTCGGACTGGCGTCCCGGGTGGTCGGCCATGTGTCGCTGTTCTACGGCTACGACCCCGAATCGCCCGCCGAGAAGCTGTTCGTGATGTCCGTGGTCAACGCCGGTACGGCGGTGTCGGCCTCCGCCAAGACCGCCGCGATGGGCGACATATCCCGGCTCACCCAGGCACTCGTGCGAGGCAAGACGTGGGATGTCCTGAGCGAGTCCGTGGTCACCAGGGTCTCCGTGCAGTTCGCCCGGGCATTCGGCATACGCCTCACCAAGAAGGGCCTCGGCAAGGTCGTTCCCGGAGTCGGGATCCTCGTGGGCAGCACCCTCAATTGGTCCATGCTGGAGCGGATCGTCGACACCGCTGACATGGCCTACCGGCGCCGGTTCCTCATCGAGAAGTACCCGCACCTCAGCGACGAGGAGACTTCCGGTTCGTTCCTCGACACCGACGAGGACGACGTGGACTCCGCTGACAAGCCGATCAGCGTCCTCGCCGAACTCGCGAAGGCAGGCGGACCCGACCTTCCCTGA